The Engystomops pustulosus chromosome 4, aEngPut4.maternal, whole genome shotgun sequence genome contains a region encoding:
- the ABHD17C gene encoding alpha/beta hydrolase domain-containing protein 17C: MPEQGPRMNGFSLGELCWLFCCPPCPSRIAAKLAFLPPEPTYTVREAEASSSQACAQGDEQSEPAAVLPPPCSLHLTERADWQYSQRELDAVEVFRWRTERGSCLGCMYVRCAPGSRYTLLFSHGNAVDLGQMCSFYIGLGSRINCNVFSYDYSGYGVSTGKPSEKNLYADIEAAWHALRTRYGVSPENIILYGQSIGTVPTVDLASRYECAAVILHSPLMSGLRVAFPDTRKTYCFDAFPSIDKISKVTSPVLIIHGTEDEVIDFSHGLAMYERCPRAVEPLWVEGAGHNDIELYAQYLERLKQFISHELPNS; encoded by the exons ATGCCAGAGCAGGGACCGAGGATGAACGGCTTCTCGCTCGGGGAGCTCTGCTGGCTCTTCTGCTGCCCGCCATGCCCGAGTAGGATCGCCGCCAAGCTGGCCTTCCTGCCCCCGGAGCCCACGTACACGGTGCGAGAGGCCGAGGCGAGCTCCAGCCAGGCGTGTGCGCAGGGGGACGAGCAGAGCGAGCCTGCGGCCGTCCTCCCCCCGCCGTGCAGCCTGCACCTGACCGAGCGGGCGGACTGGCAGTACTCGCAGCGGGAGCTGGACGCGGTGGAGGTGTTCCGCTGGAGGACGGAGCGGGGCAGCTGCCTGGGCTGTATGTACGTGCGCTGCGCCCCCGGCAGCCGCTACACTCTGCTCTTCTCTCACGGCAACGCTGTGGACCTGGGCCAGATGTGCAGCTTCTACATCGGCCTGGGCTCCCGCATCAACTGCAACGTCTTCTCGTACGACTACTCCGGCTACGGCGTCAGCACCGGCAAACCCAGCGAGAAGAACCTGTACGCGGACATCGAGGCGGCCTGGCACGCCCTCAGGACACG GTATGGAGTGAGCCCCGAGAACATTATCCTCTATGGCCAGAGCATTGGCACTGTCCCTACAGTAGACCTAGCATCACGTTATGAATGTGCAGCCGTCATTCTACATTCCCCCCTCATGTCGGGGCTGCGGGTTGCTTTTCCGGACACCAGGAAGACCTACTGTTTTGACGCCTTCCCCAG cATTGACAAAATTTCGAAGGTGACGTCTCCAGTGCTAATAATCCACGGAACAGAGGATGAGGTGATTGATTTCTCCCATGGCCTGGCAATGTATGAGCGCTGCCCACGGGCCGTGGAGCCTCTCTGGGTGGAGGGCGCAGGGCACAATGACATAGAGCTGTACGCGCAGTATCTCGAGAGACTAAAGCAGTTCATATCTCATGAGCTCCCCAACTCCTGA